In Spirochaetota bacterium, one DNA window encodes the following:
- the uppS gene encoding di-trans,poly-cis-decaprenylcistransferase, translating into MDAKIINHVAIIPDGNRRWAKKNNLLISKGHEAGFEVLRKILKECKDSGPKILSFYAFSTENFNRSKLEIKQLFSLLENVLDKFSQELKENNIQLRISGSQKNLSQTLLKKFKQATTLCSSGDFILNICFNYGSQEELINIGKIIVKQSQVGEIQEADITKDYINSLLWNGDLPPVDLLIRTSDEYRISNFMLWQCAYAEFYFSSKLWPDFTTADFDIALEEFQKRHRRYGT; encoded by the coding sequence ATGGATGCCAAAATAATCAACCATGTTGCTATCATTCCTGATGGAAATAGACGTTGGGCAAAAAAAAATAATTTGCTAATATCAAAAGGTCATGAAGCTGGATTTGAAGTATTAAGAAAAATATTAAAAGAATGTAAAGACTCTGGACCTAAAATATTAAGTTTTTATGCTTTTTCTACAGAGAATTTTAATAGATCAAAACTTGAAATCAAGCAACTTTTTTCTCTTTTAGAAAATGTGTTAGACAAATTTTCACAAGAATTAAAAGAAAACAATATTCAACTTCGTATTTCTGGTTCGCAAAAAAATTTATCTCAAACATTATTAAAAAAATTCAAGCAAGCGACAACTTTATGTTCTTCAGGAGATTTTATTCTTAATATTTGTTTTAACTATGGATCTCAAGAAGAACTTATTAATATTGGAAAAATTATTGTAAAACAAAGTCAAGTAGGGGAAATACAAGAAGCAGATATAACCAAAGACTATATAAATTCTCTTCTTTGGAATGGTGATTTACCACCTGTAGATCTACTTATCCGTACCTCTGATGAATATAGAATTAGTAATTTTATGTTATGGCAATGTGCTTATGCAGAATTTTATTTTTCTAGTAAATTATGGCCTGATTTTACTACAGCTGATTTTGATATAGCATTAGAAGAATTTCAAAAACGCCATCGTCGTTACGGTACTTAA
- the frr gene encoding ribosome recycling factor, protein MDKAIQFLKDEFNRLKAGRASIVMVEDIVFEAYGQTTTIKHSSALSVPDPHQIVIEPWDKSLLKDMEKGIHNTGLDFSVVNDGQVLRINVPALTEQRKKELVKYAKGIAEDSKVAIRNVRRDINNKLKELTKELGEDTLRKELDFIQKETDSYINIIETLIKNKETDIMEV, encoded by the coding sequence ATGGATAAAGCAATACAATTTTTGAAAGATGAATTTAATCGGTTAAAAGCAGGTCGAGCAAGTATTGTAATGGTTGAAGATATTGTTTTTGAAGCTTATGGTCAAACAACAACTATCAAACATTCTTCTGCTCTTTCTGTACCAGATCCTCATCAAATTGTTATCGAACCTTGGGACAAATCTTTATTAAAAGATATGGAAAAAGGTATACATAATACTGGCCTTGATTTTTCTGTTGTTAATGATGGTCAAGTATTACGCATTAATGTTCCTGCATTAACAGAACAGCGTAAAAAAGAACTCGTAAAATATGCCAAAGGAATAGCAGAAGATTCAAAAGTTGCTATTCGTAATGTTCGTCGAGATATTAATAACAAATTAAAAGAATTGACTAAAGAACTTGGGGAAGATACTCTTAGAAAAGAACTTGATTTTATACAAAAAGAAACGGATTCCTATATCAATATTATCGAAACGCTTATAAAAAATAAAGAAACTGATATTATGGAAGTATAA
- a CDS encoding sigma-70 family RNA polymerase sigma factor: MNHTSNTKNTTHQLQSINSMSSYLKEIDRIPLLKREEEEELTTNYGECCQPFKKEDSSHKLCSKCESIKHKLITSNLRFVVSVAKKYQGNNIALSDLINEGNVGLLTAVDKFDHSLGYHFISYAVWWIKQAIMKAISEKSRMIRLPMNRTNELFKIAKFIDEYTKIHNKKPTETEIESHLGINKQEIKRILDLANGHTSLEEITMNDSNDSNAYEIPDHKFTPEQDVISQSLSHNIEELLQYLTERERFILIHRFGLNDNESLSLSKIGILLGLTKERIRQLEKQSLEHIRNIAKEKEMLLYFC, from the coding sequence ATGAATCATACCTCTAATACAAAAAATACCACTCATCAATTGCAATCTATCAATAGTATGTCCTCATATTTGAAAGAGATTGATAGAATTCCTTTATTAAAGAGAGAAGAGGAAGAGGAGCTTACGACTAATTATGGTGAGTGTTGTCAACCTTTCAAAAAAGAAGATTCTTCTCATAAATTATGTTCTAAATGTGAATCTATTAAACATAAATTAATCACTTCAAATCTTCGTTTTGTTGTTTCTGTAGCCAAAAAATATCAAGGTAATAATATAGCTCTTTCAGATCTCATTAATGAAGGTAATGTTGGATTATTAACCGCTGTCGATAAATTTGATCATTCCTTAGGATATCATTTTATTTCTTATGCAGTATGGTGGATAAAACAAGCTATTATGAAAGCCATATCCGAAAAATCTAGAATGATTCGACTACCTATGAATAGAACTAATGAATTATTCAAAATAGCTAAATTTATAGATGAATATACCAAAATACATAATAAAAAACCTACAGAAACAGAAATCGAATCTCATCTTGGTATCAACAAACAAGAAATTAAAAGAATTCTCGACCTAGCAAACGGACACACTTCTCTGGAAGAAATCACCATGAACGATTCCAACGATTCAAATGCCTACGAAATCCCCGATCACAAATTCACCCCCGAACAAGATGTTATATCACAATCATTGTCCCATAATATAGAAGAATTACTGCAATACCTTACTGAAAGAGAGCGTTTTATTTTAATTCATAGATTTGGGTTGAACGATAATGAATCTTTATCATTGTCTAAAATTGGTATTTTATTAGGATTAACTAAAGAACGAATTAGACAACTAGAAAAACAATCTTTAGAACATATTAGAAATATTGCAAAAGAAAAAGAAATGCTTTTATATTTTTGTTAA
- the acpS gene encoding holo-ACP synthase, with translation MLGVDLIEVCRIKKFIDSKTKQQLLRIFTQREIDYAFASNNKYQRFAARFAAKEAFYKAFGSGNLYEIELSHDNNKPIIKLYGVTKELWNIKSYTCILVSVSHTKNYATATVLINK, from the coding sequence ATGCTAGGTGTAGATCTTATAGAAGTTTGTCGAATTAAAAAATTTATTGATTCAAAAACAAAACAACAATTATTGAGAATATTTACTCAAAGAGAAATTGACTATGCCTTTGCCTCTAATAATAAATACCAGCGTTTTGCAGCTCGTTTTGCAGCTAAAGAAGCTTTTTATAAAGCTTTTGGATCTGGTAATTTGTATGAAATAGAACTATCACATGATAATAACAAACCTATTATAAAACTTTATGGTGTAACTAAAGAATTGTGGAATATTAAATCTTATACTTGTATTTTGGTAAGTGTTTCTCATACAAAAAATTATGCAACAGCAACAGTACTAATAAATAAATAA
- a CDS encoding HAD family hydrolase has product MTFKAFIFDLDGTLVNSEQDITESINFSLSSQNFDTLTVKEARKKIGNGINKLVIDALPQKYKNNNKVIARTLELMAQKYSQSWHKNTCLYPNIADLLDQLMINKIPMAILSNKPDPFVQEIVKFLISKWEFVTIMGARTTVPLKPNPQSTLEIIKKLNIDDHAIAFVGDGDTDIKTALGAGIHPIAVTWGLRSVEELTQVGAKTFINNPLELLEYI; this is encoded by the coding sequence ATGACATTCAAAGCATTTATTTTTGATTTAGATGGCACATTAGTTAATTCAGAACAAGATATTACAGAATCTATTAATTTTTCTTTATCCAGCCAAAATTTTGACACGCTTACTGTGAAAGAAGCAAGAAAAAAAATAGGTAACGGTATTAATAAACTAGTTATCGATGCTTTACCACAAAAATACAAAAATAACAACAAAGTTATTGCGCGTACTTTAGAATTAATGGCACAAAAATATAGTCAATCATGGCACAAAAATACTTGTCTTTATCCTAACATTGCTGATTTATTAGATCAATTAATGATCAATAAAATACCTATGGCTATTTTATCTAACAAGCCAGATCCTTTTGTACAAGAAATTGTGAAATTTTTAATAAGTAAATGGGAATTTGTTACTATTATGGGAGCTCGTACCACTGTACCTCTCAAACCAAATCCTCAATCTACCTTAGAAATTATCAAAAAACTCAATATCGACGATCATGCTATTGCCTTTGTAGGAGACGGAGATACAGATATAAAAACAGCTCTTGGAGCTGGGATTCATCCTATCGCTGTAACTTGGGGATTAAGATCAGTCGAAGAACTAACTCAAGTTGGTGCAAAAACATTTATCAATAACCCTCTGGAACTATTAGAATATATATAG
- the thyX gene encoding FAD-dependent thymidylate synthase: MNIELIYISPDAEGTCETGARVCYDSNDKMTEKSRESILPTLLRSGHISIFEHSSASFKIDGISRTASHQIVRHRMSSFSQRSQRYVNEGDFSFVTPPSIEQNLEANSCYQQIMKTLNEQYIKLIKLGIKKEDARFILPNATSTTLVMTTNFREWLHVIDMRVSKPAQWEIRELLILIWKELYQHAPNVFCMHYFNAWSKDADYKNTIFNERIK, from the coding sequence ATGAATATAGAACTTATTTATATTTCTCCTGATGCTGAAGGAACATGTGAAACAGGTGCTAGAGTGTGTTATGATTCTAATGATAAAATGACAGAAAAAAGTAGAGAAAGTATTCTACCTACTCTTCTTAGATCTGGGCATATTTCTATTTTTGAACACAGTTCTGCTAGTTTTAAGATAGACGGTATTAGTCGTACGGCATCTCATCAAATCGTACGACATAGAATGAGTTCTTTTTCTCAGCGTTCTCAGCGTTATGTTAATGAGGGTGATTTCTCATTTGTAACCCCTCCCTCTATAGAACAAAATCTAGAAGCTAACTCATGTTATCAGCAAATAATGAAAACACTCAATGAACAATATATAAAATTAATCAAACTTGGTATTAAAAAAGAAGACGCTCGTTTTATTCTTCCAAATGCTACTAGTACTACCTTGGTCATGACAACTAATTTTAGAGAATGGTTGCATGTTATTGATATGAGAGTTTCAAAACCAGCACAATGGGAAATCAGAGAGTTATTAATTCTTATCTGGAAGGAACTCTACCAACATGCTCCTAATGTATTTTGTATGCATTATTTTAATGCTTGGAGCAAAGATGCTGATTATAAAAACACAATCTTTAATGAGCGTATTAAATAG
- a CDS encoding replication-associated recombination protein A, whose protein sequence is MHIPLARRCAPRDFSQYEGQTHLVGSNKPISMMAEKKIVQSMIFFGPPASGKTGLVRIITEMIDAECISVNALTLNSDDIKQITQKAHSNMNISKKTVLFIDEIHRLTRPKQDIFLNAIESGLIILIGATTENPYFSLQPALRSRILILELFPLSKDNLKTILKRAITEDSLLQELKISIEEEAAETLVQFASDPRNMLTILETVVLAKSVGDHRITKDNIIDIIQKKDAVYDNESGHYDVVSAFIKSIRGSDPDASLYYLSLMIDSGEDPRFIFRRLLISAVEDVGLAYPEAISVVQSCAESFERVGFPEGTLFLSHATLLLAGLPKSNSVLSINAAISSIRSGNIYSIPPAIKDNHYNGAKELGRGIDYKYPHDYPENFVVQDYTSTPVSFYTPQDSGFEKKIKERLHKLWTKRYS, encoded by the coding sequence ATGCATATTCCTTTGGCAAGAAGGTGTGCTCCTCGGGATTTCTCTCAATACGAAGGTCAAACACATCTTGTGGGATCTAACAAACCTATATCAATGATGGCTGAAAAAAAAATTGTTCAATCAATGATTTTTTTTGGCCCTCCAGCATCTGGTAAAACAGGGCTGGTAAGAATTATTACTGAGATGATAGATGCAGAATGTATTTCTGTCAATGCTTTAACCCTGAATAGCGATGATATTAAACAAATCACCCAAAAAGCTCATAGTAATATGAATATTTCTAAAAAAACTGTTTTATTTATTGATGAAATACATCGATTGACAAGACCCAAACAAGATATTTTTCTCAATGCTATAGAATCTGGATTGATTATTCTTATTGGTGCTACAACAGAAAATCCTTATTTTTCTTTACAACCAGCATTGCGTTCTCGTATTCTTATACTTGAATTATTTCCTCTGTCTAAAGATAATCTCAAAACTATCTTAAAACGAGCTATTACAGAAGATTCTCTGTTACAAGAATTGAAAATATCTATAGAAGAAGAAGCTGCAGAAACTTTAGTTCAATTTGCCTCTGATCCTCGTAATATGCTTACTATTTTGGAGACAGTGGTACTTGCAAAGAGTGTAGGGGATCATCGTATTACTAAAGATAATATTATTGATATTATTCAAAAAAAAGATGCCGTGTATGATAATGAAAGTGGGCATTACGATGTCGTTTCTGCTTTTATAAAAAGTATCAGAGGAAGTGATCCTGATGCTTCTTTGTATTATTTGAGCTTGATGATAGATTCAGGAGAAGATCCTCGATTTATTTTTAGAAGATTGTTAATATCTGCTGTTGAAGATGTAGGTTTAGCATACCCAGAAGCTATATCTGTAGTACAATCTTGTGCAGAATCTTTTGAAAGAGTAGGCTTCCCTGAAGGTACTTTATTTTTATCTCATGCTACTTTATTATTAGCAGGTCTTCCCAAAAGCAACTCTGTATTGTCTATAAATGCAGCGATTTCTAGTATTAGATCAGGTAATATCTATTCCATTCCTCCAGCAATCAAAGATAATCATTATAATGGAGCTAAAGAATTAGGAAGAGGAATCGATTACAAATATCCTCACGATTATCCAGAAAATTTTGTGGTACAAGATTATACTTCTACCCCTGTTTCTTTTTATACCCCTCAAGATAGTGGCTTTGAAAAAAAAATTAAAGAGCGTTTACACAAACTATGGACAAAAAGATATTCTTAA
- a CDS encoding glycogen/starch/alpha-glucan phosphorylase, producing MNQPFNKESFKHDVLSNIKEHTGKTNKEANINDLYKALSKTIMAYITQSWSDTRDQIREQEAKQVYYFSAEFLMGRSLGNNLINFGLYNNILETIEEIGLDINMLEDQEPDPGLGNGGLGRLAACFLDSLATLKYPAMGYGIRYKYGMFEQKIENGYQIESPDNWLEKGDAWEIKRQSCCVYVKFGGDVDNIVESSGRIGFRRNHAETVIAIPYDMPVIGYNNNHILTLRLWQAQAPEPFNLTEFNNGNYESAVKNQNAAENISRVLYPNDNNTRGKELRLRQQYFFTSASLQDIIHYFTDIYGDDQWNIFATKNVIQLNDTHPVIAIPELMRLLMDWKMLDWDTAWDITTKTFAYTNHTVLSEALEKWEVNMFRSTVPRIYQIIDEINKRFLNDLQKKFPNDYQKQSRMSILDHGYIKMAHLAIIGSFKVNGVAELHTKILKNDVLKEWYEVYPEKFTNKTNGITPRRWIIKANPLLTKLLNEKIGIEWHTDLSQLKKLLEFKNSTDTLNKLWDIKQQNKLLLVKSIENWTNITLDPNSIFDVQIKRLHEYKRQLLNVLHIISLYLQLKDNPNIDIHPRSFIFGAKAAPGYWKAKSIIKLINNVANIINNDAVINNKIKVVFIPNYCVSIAEHIFPAADISEQISTAGKEASGTGNMKFMANGAITLGTLDGANIEILEEVGNENCIIFGATTEEINEAIHNNTYHPQEYYHKNPLLKQTLDSLINGTFTIGEESSLFQELYDSLLYGSDGNNPDTYFVLKDFEPYRQAQEKINQLYKNKEVWSKMMLANIAQCGKFSSDRTIREYAKEIWNIKEIN from the coding sequence ATGAATCAACCATTTAATAAAGAAAGTTTCAAACATGATGTATTATCAAATATCAAAGAACACACTGGAAAAACAAACAAAGAAGCTAATATTAATGACTTATACAAAGCCTTAAGTAAAACTATTATGGCATATATCACCCAATCGTGGTCTGATACTAGAGATCAAATACGAGAACAAGAAGCGAAACAAGTATATTACTTTTCTGCTGAATTTTTAATGGGAAGATCTTTGGGTAATAATCTTATTAATTTTGGACTTTATAATAATATTTTAGAGACTATTGAAGAAATCGGACTAGACATAAATATGCTTGAAGATCAAGAACCTGATCCAGGACTTGGTAATGGTGGGTTAGGTCGTTTGGCTGCTTGTTTTTTAGATTCCTTAGCAACTTTAAAATATCCAGCCATGGGTTATGGAATTCGATACAAATATGGTATGTTTGAACAAAAAATTGAAAATGGTTATCAAATAGAAAGTCCTGATAATTGGTTAGAAAAAGGAGATGCTTGGGAAATAAAACGACAATCTTGTTGTGTTTATGTAAAATTTGGTGGTGATGTTGACAATATAGTTGAATCCTCTGGGCGTATAGGATTTCGTAGAAATCACGCAGAGACAGTTATCGCTATTCCTTATGATATGCCTGTTATTGGATATAATAACAATCATATACTCACTTTAAGACTATGGCAAGCTCAAGCTCCAGAGCCATTTAATTTGACAGAATTCAATAATGGTAATTATGAAAGTGCGGTAAAAAATCAAAATGCTGCAGAAAATATTTCTCGTGTACTTTATCCCAATGATAACAATACTCGCGGAAAAGAATTAAGACTAAGACAACAATATTTTTTTACCTCTGCGTCTCTTCAAGATATTATTCATTATTTTACTGATATATATGGAGACGATCAGTGGAATATTTTTGCAACTAAAAATGTTATTCAATTAAACGATACTCATCCTGTTATTGCAATTCCTGAATTAATGCGTTTATTAATGGATTGGAAGATGCTGGACTGGGACACAGCTTGGGATATTACTACCAAGACATTCGCTTATACTAATCATACTGTACTATCAGAAGCTCTCGAAAAATGGGAAGTTAATATGTTTAGATCTACAGTTCCTCGTATTTATCAAATTATAGATGAAATTAATAAACGATTTTTGAATGATTTACAAAAAAAATTCCCTAATGATTATCAGAAACAATCGCGTATGTCTATTTTGGATCATGGATATATAAAAATGGCACATCTTGCTATTATAGGATCTTTTAAAGTGAATGGAGTTGCAGAACTTCATACCAAAATTTTAAAAAATGATGTTCTAAAAGAATGGTATGAAGTATATCCAGAAAAATTCACTAACAAAACTAACGGTATTACTCCAAGACGCTGGATTATCAAAGCCAATCCACTGTTAACTAAATTATTAAATGAAAAAATAGGCATAGAGTGGCATACAGATCTATCACAATTAAAAAAACTTTTAGAATTTAAAAATTCTACAGACACTTTGAACAAATTATGGGATATCAAACAACAGAACAAATTATTATTAGTAAAATCTATCGAAAATTGGACAAATATTACTTTAGATCCTAATTCTATTTTTGATGTACAAATAAAAAGACTTCATGAATACAAAAGACAGCTACTAAATGTTTTACATATTATCTCTCTATATCTACAACTCAAAGATAATCCCAATATAGATATACATCCACGATCTTTTATCTTTGGTGCAAAAGCCGCTCCAGGATATTGGAAAGCCAAATCTATTATCAAATTAATTAATAATGTTGCTAATATTATTAATAACGATGCAGTGATTAATAACAAAATAAAAGTAGTATTTATTCCTAACTATTGTGTATCTATTGCAGAACATATATTTCCTGCTGCTGATATTAGTGAACAAATTTCTACGGCAGGTAAAGAAGCATCTGGTACTGGAAATATGAAATTCATGGCAAATGGAGCTATAACCTTAGGTACATTAGATGGAGCAAATATAGAAATATTAGAAGAGGTTGGTAATGAAAATTGTATTATTTTTGGAGCTACTACAGAAGAAATTAACGAAGCCATCCACAATAATACCTATCACCCGCAAGAATATTATCATAAAAACCCTCTTCTCAAACAAACATTAGACAGTCTTATTAATGGAACATTTACTATTGGAGAAGAATCTTCTTTGTTTCAAGAATTATATGATTCTCTCTTATATGGATCTGATGGTAACAATCCTGATACTTATTTTGTACTAAAAGATTTCGAACCTTATAGACAAGCTCAAGAAAAAATAAATCAATTATACAAAAATAAAGAAGTTTGGTCAAAAATGATGCTTGCTAATATTGCTCAATGTGGCAAATTCTCTTCAGATAGAACAATAAGAGAATATGCAAAAGAGATCTGGAATATAAAAGAAATTAATTAA